The Zestosphaera sp. genome includes a window with the following:
- a CDS encoding ferredoxin, whose protein sequence is MPLKVKVDWNLCIADGVCYALCPQVFEAGADGKSQIVKEYRGSDVTEGTVPDDLADCVEQGRTACPVGAILVEKA, encoded by the coding sequence ATGCCCCTGAAGGTAAAGGTAGATTGGAATCTGTGTATAGCCGATGGCGTCTGCTATGCGCTCTGTCCTCAGGTGTTTGAGGCAGGCGCCGATGGGAAATCACAGATAGTTAAGGAGTACAGAGGAAGCGACGTGACTGAAGGCACTGTCCCAGACGACCTGGCTGATTGTGTTGAGCAGGGAAGAACTGCCTGCCCGGTCGGAGCGATACTAGTGGAGAAGGCGTGA
- a CDS encoding metallophosphoesterase family protein produces the protein MSSAWDYAKGLVSDVLSDYSRVEKFVSSVTEEILRKELRMLGGPIVTKESGKTFFIVGDTHGDLETLGKILSKLNVNLLKEGSVEVVFLGDYVDRGSEQLECLLFALVLKKEFPERVTLLRGNHEPPPHLLPIPHDFPQVLKRLYGYTKGVEIYQKFLELFECMPLVLHARNTFIALHGGLPTQNYNSEVSLNEYFLGSGKHEQGKLVEEILWNDPVDLNIERSPSPRGAGYLFGMPVTQWFMKRFKIRLIVRGHEPSYEGFKLNHRGRVVTLFSRVGGPYYNRYASFMSLDTSTTACLENPTQCIHRI, from the coding sequence ATGAGTAGTGCCTGGGATTATGCTAAGGGTCTAGTTAGCGATGTATTGAGTGATTACTCACGTGTCGAGAAGTTCGTGAGTAGTGTAACTGAGGAGATTCTTCGGAAGGAGCTGAGGATGTTGGGAGGGCCTATTGTAACTAAGGAAAGCGGTAAGACCTTCTTCATAGTTGGTGACACGCATGGGGATCTGGAAACCCTCGGTAAAATCCTCTCAAAGCTTAACGTCAACCTGCTTAAGGAAGGCAGTGTTGAGGTAGTCTTCCTCGGGGATTACGTGGATAGGGGTTCGGAGCAGCTCGAGTGTCTGCTGTTCGCGTTAGTGCTTAAGAAAGAGTTTCCTGAGAGGGTGACGCTTCTGAGAGGCAATCATGAACCACCTCCTCATCTACTGCCTATACCCCACGACTTCCCTCAGGTTCTCAAGAGACTTTACGGATATACGAAAGGGGTTGAAATCTATCAGAAGTTCCTAGAGCTGTTTGAATGTATGCCCCTCGTTCTACATGCTAGAAACACGTTCATAGCGCTTCACGGCGGCCTGCCAACGCAGAATTACAATTCTGAGGTGTCCCTCAATGAGTACTTCCTAGGCTCTGGTAAGCACGAGCAGGGGAAGCTGGTGGAGGAGATACTGTGGAATGATCCCGTGGACTTGAATATCGAGAGGAGTCCATCACCGAGGGGGGCGGGCTACCTATTTGGGATGCCCGTGACGCAGTGGTTCATGAAGCGCTTTAAGATCCGGCTAATTGTGAGGGGACATGAACCCTCCTACGAGGGGTTCAAGCTAAACCATAGGGGAAGAGTGGTCACTCTCTTCAGTCGGGTTGGGGGGCCTTACTACAATAGGTACGCGTCCTTCATGTCTCTAGATACCTCCACCACCGCATGCCTGGAGAATCCGACGCAATGCATACACAGGATCTAA
- a CDS encoding RtcB family protein: MKTPLKKVSEFEWEIPTSYKDCMKVPAVIFADDFLISKMSEDLTLEQAANVGCLPGIERASYVMPDGHQGYGFPIGGVAGVRAEDGYVSPGGVGYDINCGVRLLRTNLSLKDVKDKVKELVDTIFRNVPSGVGSTGKLKLSFSELDRVLNEGVDWAISKGFGWDEDREFIESYGRIEHADASKVSNTAKSRGADQLGTLGAGNHFLEIQVVDKIYDERLAKAMGIDHEGQVTVMVHTGSRGLGHQVASDYLGVMERAMRKYGFNPPDRELASVPFNSREGQDYFKAMAAAANYAFTNRQIITHWVRESVASVFKTKPESLDLRAIYDVAHNIAKLEEHEVDGRSVKLVVHRKGATRAFPPGHPEIPRIYRGIGQPVLIPGSMGTASYLMVGIPDGKRTFYSAAHGAGRWLSRNEAMRRGRADTVLSKLLNSGIYVRATSKETVVEEMPEAYKDVDRVALVSHRVGIAILVARMRPIGVVKG, from the coding sequence GTGAAGACGCCTCTTAAGAAGGTCAGCGAGTTCGAGTGGGAAATACCAACTAGCTATAAGGACTGCATGAAGGTCCCTGCGGTAATATTCGCTGACGACTTCCTCATTTCGAAGATGAGTGAGGATCTGACGCTGGAGCAGGCAGCGAATGTCGGTTGCCTGCCGGGGATTGAGAGGGCCTCGTACGTGATGCCTGACGGGCATCAGGGGTACGGGTTCCCGATAGGGGGGGTGGCGGGAGTAAGAGCTGAGGACGGGTACGTATCGCCCGGGGGTGTGGGCTACGACATCAACTGCGGCGTTAGGTTGCTGAGAACTAACCTTAGTTTAAAGGACGTGAAGGATAAAGTCAAGGAACTTGTTGACACTATTTTCAGGAATGTGCCCTCCGGCGTTGGCAGTACTGGCAAGCTGAAGCTCAGCTTCTCAGAGCTGGACAGGGTGCTGAACGAGGGGGTTGATTGGGCTATTAGCAAGGGATTCGGATGGGATGAGGATAGAGAGTTCATAGAGAGTTACGGCAGAATAGAGCACGCTGACGCTAGCAAGGTCAGCAACACCGCTAAGTCGAGGGGGGCCGATCAACTAGGCACTCTGGGGGCAGGCAATCACTTCCTTGAAATCCAGGTGGTTGACAAGATATACGATGAGAGACTGGCTAAGGCTATGGGAATAGATCATGAAGGACAGGTGACGGTAATGGTCCACACAGGATCTAGGGGGTTAGGACACCAGGTAGCGAGCGATTACCTAGGGGTTATGGAGAGGGCGATGCGTAAATACGGCTTCAACCCTCCCGACAGAGAGTTGGCCTCAGTGCCCTTCAACTCCAGAGAGGGTCAAGACTACTTCAAAGCAATGGCTGCTGCCGCTAACTATGCGTTCACTAACAGGCAGATAATAACCCACTGGGTCAGGGAATCGGTTGCCAGCGTCTTTAAGACAAAGCCCGAGAGCCTGGACTTAAGGGCCATCTACGATGTGGCGCACAATATAGCTAAGCTAGAGGAGCATGAAGTGGACGGCAGGAGCGTTAAGCTGGTGGTACATAGGAAGGGTGCTACGAGGGCGTTCCCACCCGGGCACCCGGAGATACCCAGAATTTACAGAGGCATAGGTCAGCCGGTCCTGATACCTGGATCTATGGGAACTGCGAGCTACTTGATGGTAGGAATTCCTGACGGTAAGAGGACCTTCTACTCAGCGGCTCACGGAGCTGGCAGATGGCTCTCTAGAAATGAAGCGATGAGGAGGGGCAGAGCAGATACAGTCCTCAGCAAGCTCCTTAATTCCGGGATATACGTCAGAGCCACATCTAAGGAGACTGTGGTAGAGGAGATGCCTGAAGCATATAAAGATGTCGACAGAGTGGCCCTAGTCTCTCATAGAGTTGGAATAGCGATACTGGTGGCTAGGATGCGCCCTATAGGGGTTGTCAAGGGCTAA
- a CDS encoding 50S ribosomal protein L22: protein MPVWRYSVRVKDEGRVAKAVVRDVPISLKESYEIFKVIRGMKLRDAENLLERVLRMETPLPYVRYKLSIAHKKGLSSTFPRWKSPVGRYPVKAVSEVLKLLKNVENNAENKNLDTERLYISHIAVHKGRYVKRWMPRAFARATPKIRTTVNLEVIVTER, encoded by the coding sequence GTGCCGGTCTGGAGGTACTCCGTTAGAGTGAAGGATGAGGGCAGAGTCGCTAAGGCTGTAGTTAGGGATGTACCTATTTCTTTAAAGGAGAGCTATGAGATCTTCAAGGTCATCAGGGGAATGAAGCTGAGGGATGCTGAGAACCTCCTGGAGAGGGTGCTTAGGATGGAGACCCCCCTGCCCTACGTAAGGTATAAGTTAAGCATCGCTCACAAGAAGGGGCTTTCCTCCACCTTTCCAAGGTGGAAGTCGCCTGTCGGCAGGTACCCGGTTAAAGCCGTTAGTGAAGTTCTCAAATTACTTAAGAACGTAGAGAACAACGCTGAGAATAAGAACTTAGATACGGAGCGTCTCTACATAAGCCACATAGCCGTCCATAAGGGGCGTTACGTTAAGAGGTGGATGCCGAGAGCCTTCGCAAGAGCTACGCCCAAGATTAGGACTACCGTCAACCTTGAGGTCATAGTCACGGAGAGGTGA
- a CDS encoding 30S ribosomal protein S3 gives MVNIKEHFLGLNLVRLKIDEFLAKNFVRAGYSRVEMIKTPLGTRVVLYADRPSMIIGRKGQTIKQLTEVLEKYFKIENPQLVVTQVENPDLDARIVASRIALAIEKGYHFRRAAFVALRRVLAAGAQGVEIVISGKIVSERARYEKLRAGKVYKTGQHLDRLLDRAIVHLLLKPGIYGIEVLLVKPSEPDDVVKVTTEAHAVSQEPQQVLADREGGPAEGGAA, from the coding sequence TTGGTCAATATTAAGGAGCATTTCCTAGGCCTTAACCTCGTCAGGCTTAAGATAGACGAGTTCCTTGCTAAGAATTTCGTTAGGGCTGGATACTCGAGGGTTGAGATGATAAAGACCCCGCTTGGCACTAGAGTGGTTCTCTACGCTGACAGACCGTCGATGATCATAGGCAGGAAAGGCCAGACGATAAAGCAGCTCACAGAGGTTCTGGAGAAGTACTTCAAGATAGAGAATCCGCAACTCGTCGTCACTCAGGTTGAGAATCCAGACCTTGACGCGAGAATAGTTGCGAGCAGAATAGCGTTAGCCATTGAGAAGGGCTACCACTTCCGCAGGGCCGCGTTCGTGGCTCTCAGGAGGGTCTTAGCTGCCGGGGCTCAGGGTGTTGAGATAGTGATTAGCGGTAAGATAGTGAGTGAGAGGGCTCGCTACGAGAAGCTGAGGGCTGGAAAGGTCTACAAGACCGGCCAGCACCTAGACAGGTTGCTGGACAGGGCGATCGTACACCTCCTCCTTAAGCCAGGCATTTACGGAATTGAGGTACTGCTGGTCAAGCCGAGCGAGCCTGACGACGTCGTGAAAGTGACCACTGAAGCACATGCCGTCAGTCAGGAACCTCAGCAAGTTCTAGCGGATCGCGAAGGTGGGCCGGCTGAAGGTGGTGCGGCATGA
- the rpmC gene encoding 50S ribosomal protein L29, translating into MSAKDLRGRSREERVKLLDELRTELVKLRTQARLGTLKDTARIRIVRKNIARILTVNREEELKEREVGKGE; encoded by the coding sequence CTGTCCGCTAAAGATCTGAGAGGTAGGAGTAGGGAGGAGCGTGTTAAACTGCTTGACGAACTGAGAACCGAGTTAGTCAAGCTGAGAACTCAGGCTAGATTGGGAACTCTTAAGGACACGGCCAGGATAAGGATAGTCAGAAAAAACATTGCTAGAATACTCACCGTTAATCGGGAGGAGGAGCTTAAAGAACGAGAGGTCGGGAAGGGGGAATAA
- a CDS encoding ribonuclease P protein subunit, with the protein MRRTPRNLRYHELVGLIVTVVTHTDESLINVSGRVVGETKNMLKLLKDGKLMHVPKNGGVFTFKLEDGTNVLVDGDALVGRPEDRMRRLVGG; encoded by the coding sequence ATGAGGAGGACTCCTAGAAATCTAAGATATCATGAGTTAGTGGGTCTTATCGTCACAGTCGTCACTCATACCGACGAATCCCTGATTAATGTGTCTGGACGCGTGGTCGGCGAGACTAAAAACATGCTGAAGTTGCTGAAGGACGGGAAGCTTATGCACGTACCTAAGAACGGTGGTGTTTTTACTTTTAAGCTTGAAGACGGAACTAATGTCTTAGTGGATGGTGATGCTCTAGTGGGGAGACCTGAGGATAGGATGAGGAGGTTGGTGGGTGGTTGA
- a CDS encoding 30S ribosomal protein S17, producing MSSSQVRDIGVRFEGLQPPTEVCGDPECPWHGSIKVRGGLLVGSVVKLRAKKVAVVEREYLVYVSKYRRYERRRSKIHARIPPCIPLKLGDQVLIGETRPLAKSVAWVILGIIKKGGQ from the coding sequence GTGAGCAGCTCACAGGTACGCGATATAGGGGTTAGGTTTGAAGGTCTTCAACCCCCTACTGAGGTGTGTGGAGATCCTGAATGCCCGTGGCACGGGAGTATTAAGGTCAGGGGCGGCCTGCTTGTGGGCAGTGTGGTCAAGCTGAGGGCTAAGAAAGTGGCTGTCGTTGAGCGGGAGTACTTGGTTTACGTAAGCAAGTACAGGAGGTATGAGAGACGTAGGTCTAAGATCCATGCTAGAATCCCTCCATGCATTCCCTTGAAGCTCGGGGATCAAGTCTTGATAGGGGAGACTAGACCTCTCGCCAAGTCAGTTGCTTGGGTTATTCTTGGAATCATTAAGAAGGGTGGTCAGTGA
- a CDS encoding 50S ribosomal protein L14 — MSEKKGGAAIERLGRAAGITLGTSLKVADNSGAKLVMVVGIPGVKTRLRRRPSATVGDLVTVAVKKGSTELVGQVLQAVIIRQRRPFRRHDGRWLCFEDNACVVIAPDGTPKGTEVRGPMAREAAERWPKIATLASIII; from the coding sequence ATGTCTGAGAAGAAGGGCGGTGCAGCCATTGAGCGCTTAGGCAGGGCGGCTGGGATAACTCTTGGAACTAGCCTCAAAGTGGCGGATAACAGTGGTGCTAAGTTAGTCATGGTTGTGGGGATCCCTGGAGTGAAGACTAGGCTGCGAAGACGTCCTTCAGCGACCGTAGGCGATTTGGTCACGGTTGCTGTTAAGAAGGGCAGTACGGAGCTTGTGGGGCAGGTCCTGCAGGCAGTCATCATAAGGCAAAGGAGGCCATTTAGAAGGCATGACGGCAGATGGTTGTGTTTCGAGGATAACGCGTGCGTCGTCATAGCGCCCGACGGAACTCCTAAAGGAACTGAAGTTAGGGGGCCAATGGCTAGAGAGGCGGCTGAGAGGTGGCCCAAGATAGCCACACTAGCTTCAATAATCATATGA
- the rplX gene encoding 50S ribosomal protein L24: MSPSIKPSKQRLQIYRAPPHLRRKFMCAKLSEELREKLGVKRLYVRTGDVVRVLRGDWRGHEGKVVKVDYEEIALHIEGVTIKKADGTPVYYPVHPSKVMIIKLDLSDKKRSKMVERKGGKPEEVKKEEVKAESGGSANKQPNQSEGGEVNG, from the coding sequence ATGAGTCCATCAATCAAACCCAGTAAGCAGAGATTGCAGATCTATAGAGCACCGCCGCACCTCAGACGTAAGTTCATGTGCGCTAAACTTTCTGAGGAGCTGAGGGAGAAGTTAGGGGTTAAGAGGCTCTACGTGAGAACAGGCGACGTCGTAAGGGTTTTGAGAGGCGATTGGAGAGGACATGAAGGTAAAGTGGTTAAGGTGGATTATGAAGAGATCGCCCTACACATCGAGGGAGTGACCATAAAGAAGGCTGATGGAACCCCCGTCTACTATCCGGTACATCCCTCTAAGGTAATGATAATCAAGTTAGATCTTAGTGACAAGAAGCGTTCGAAGATGGTTGAAAGGAAGGGAGGTAAGCCTGAAGAGGTTAAGAAGGAGGAGGTTAAGGCCGAGAGCGGCGGTAGCGCTAATAAGCAACCTAACCAAAGTGAAGGAGGGGAGGTAAATGGGTAG
- a CDS encoding 30S ribosomal protein S4e — protein MGRKGSSRHIKSLEAPAFWPVLRKEHKWTVKPSPGPHPVSRSLPLLVVVRDLMGLAETSGEARKIIVEGNIKVDGRVRKDYKFPVGVMDVIEVVRTGELFRVLPVPTKVLGLVAISEEEASFKLCRIENKSVVKGGHVQLNLHDGRNVLVRVSDPRKPVEDAFETLGTLKLSLRDGRIEDYYPIGVEAPAIITGGRNVGRVAKILKVHEGMRHYRKQVQLRDFRGYEFFTTLDKVFVIGRGGPVIKVPEGAI, from the coding sequence ATGGGTAGGAAAGGAAGCAGCAGGCACATCAAGAGTCTGGAAGCTCCTGCCTTCTGGCCGGTGCTTAGGAAGGAGCATAAATGGACTGTGAAACCCTCGCCAGGTCCTCACCCCGTCAGCAGGTCACTGCCACTGCTCGTAGTTGTTAGAGATCTCATGGGCTTGGCTGAGACCAGCGGTGAGGCCAGGAAGATTATAGTTGAGGGTAATATCAAGGTTGATGGCAGGGTGCGTAAGGACTATAAATTCCCGGTCGGCGTTATGGACGTAATCGAGGTCGTGAGGACTGGGGAGTTGTTTAGAGTTCTTCCAGTGCCTACTAAGGTGCTGGGGTTAGTGGCCATCAGTGAGGAGGAGGCTTCCTTCAAGCTCTGCAGAATAGAGAATAAGAGCGTGGTTAAAGGAGGTCACGTTCAACTCAACCTTCATGATGGAAGGAACGTGCTGGTAAGAGTCTCAGACCCTAGGAAGCCGGTTGAAGACGCTTTCGAAACCTTAGGCACGCTCAAACTCTCCCTTAGAGACGGTAGGATCGAGGACTACTACCCCATCGGGGTTGAGGCGCCTGCCATAATAACGGGGGGCAGGAACGTGGGCAGGGTTGCTAAGATTCTTAAGGTGCATGAAGGGATGAGGCATTACCGCAAGCAGGTTCAGTTACGCGACTTCAGGGGGTATGAATTCTTCACCACCTTGGATAAGGTGTTCGTGATAGGTCGTGGGGGACCGGTGATTAAGGTTCCTGAGGGAGCTATATGA
- a CDS encoding 50S ribosomal protein L5, whose product MSIARKDLRSVDEDLINKVLRVWESNPMIKPRLAKVTVNIGVGESGERLKKAERILEMLTGQKPSERKAKRTIKEFGVRKGEPIAVAVTLRRERALEFLSKVLDAVGRRVKASSIDDFGNVSIGLKEHIMLPGVKYDPELGIFGMDVCITLEKPGLRVMRRRVKRSRIPYRQRVSKQEAVVFLMKELNVRVM is encoded by the coding sequence ATGAGTATAGCTCGTAAGGACTTAAGGAGCGTCGATGAGGACCTCATTAACAAGGTCCTGCGTGTTTGGGAATCCAACCCCATGATCAAGCCTAGGCTGGCTAAAGTGACCGTCAACATAGGGGTCGGAGAGTCTGGGGAGAGGCTTAAGAAAGCCGAGAGGATTCTTGAGATGTTGACTGGGCAGAAACCCTCGGAGAGGAAGGCTAAGAGGACTATCAAGGAATTTGGTGTTAGGAAGGGAGAGCCCATCGCGGTAGCCGTGACTTTAAGGCGTGAGAGGGCTCTAGAATTTCTGAGCAAGGTCCTCGACGCTGTCGGCAGACGTGTTAAAGCGTCAAGCATTGACGATTTCGGCAATGTCTCCATAGGCCTTAAGGAGCACATAATGCTTCCAGGTGTGAAGTATGATCCCGAGTTGGGCATCTTCGGCATGGATGTTTGCATCACGCTCGAGAAGCCAGGGCTTAGGGTGATGCGGAGGAGGGTAAAGAGGTCAAGGATCCCGTACAGGCAGAGGGTCTCAAAGCAGGAGGCAGTAGTTTTCTTAATGAAGGAGCTGAACGTCAGGGTGATGTAG
- a CDS encoding 30S ribosomal protein S14 — protein MGKFKLPKARRYGRGVQVCQRCGSQDAVIQKYGIYLCRQCFREVAQELGFRKYM, from the coding sequence ATGGGTAAGTTCAAGCTACCTAAAGCCAGGAGGTACGGTAGGGGTGTGCAGGTATGTCAGCGTTGCGGGTCTCAAGATGCTGTTATACAGAAGTACGGAATATATCTTTGCAGACAGTGCTTTAGGGAGGTAGCTCAGGAACTGGGCTTCAGGAAGTATATGTGA
- a CDS encoding 30S ribosomal protein S8, giving the protein MVIMDTLANALTTLKNSEFRGRREAVIMPASKLIAMVLRVLQKYGYVGEFEYIDDGRSGKIKVQLLGRINNVGVIKPRVPIKYAELRSMPDWLKEILPSRDIGLLILSTPQGVISHKEALERKVGGVLLAYIY; this is encoded by the coding sequence ATGGTCATAATGGACACGTTGGCTAACGCCTTAACAACCCTGAAGAACAGTGAGTTCAGAGGGAGGAGGGAGGCGGTTATAATGCCTGCTTCTAAGTTGATCGCGATGGTTCTGAGAGTGTTGCAGAAGTATGGATATGTTGGCGAGTTTGAGTACATAGATGACGGTAGATCCGGCAAGATAAAAGTCCAGCTCCTCGGCAGAATAAACAATGTAGGGGTCATAAAACCCAGGGTGCCGATAAAATATGCGGAGCTACGTAGCATGCCTGACTGGCTGAAGGAGATTCTGCCATCGCGGGACATCGGCCTGCTCATACTGTCAACCCCGCAGGGCGTCATATCGCATAAGGAGGCCCTTGAGAGGAAGGTTGGGGGTGTTCTCCTAGCATACATCTACTAG
- a CDS encoding 50S ribosomal protein L6, giving the protein MVRIAAVRDSVKIPENVTVQVEGSRVSVKGPKGLVVRDFSYAEKVKIFVEGGEVIVTASFARRRDVAQVYAVSAHIRNMVIGVTKGYRYWLRVVYSHFPINVKVDGDKVLIENFIGERSPRVARIMGNAKVKVQKNDIIVEGIDLEEVSQTAANIEQATRIRGLDRRVFADGIYIYRRELMEGGEA; this is encoded by the coding sequence ATGGTTAGGATTGCGGCCGTTAGGGATAGCGTCAAGATTCCTGAGAATGTCACGGTGCAGGTTGAGGGTAGCAGGGTTAGCGTTAAAGGACCTAAGGGTTTGGTAGTCAGGGACTTCAGCTACGCTGAGAAGGTCAAGATATTCGTTGAGGGCGGTGAAGTGATTGTGACTGCCTCCTTTGCTAGGAGGCGGGATGTGGCTCAAGTCTACGCCGTCTCTGCTCACATAAGGAACATGGTGATCGGCGTCACTAAAGGGTACAGGTACTGGCTGAGGGTGGTTTACTCGCACTTCCCCATAAATGTTAAGGTCGACGGCGATAAAGTCCTCATAGAGAACTTCATAGGTGAGAGGAGTCCTAGAGTGGCCAGGATAATGGGTAACGCTAAGGTGAAGGTTCAGAAGAACGACATAATTGTGGAGGGTATTGATCTGGAGGAGGTCAGTCAAACCGCCGCAAACATAGAGCAGGCCACCAGGATAAGAGGCCTCGACAGACGTGTATTTGCCGACGGTATCTACATATATAGAAGGGAGCTCATGGAGGGTGGTGAGGCTTGA
- a CDS encoding 50S ribosomal protein L32e, producing MNRKVKLIRSKRRVRFLRHQWWKFWKFINNPKWRRPRGVDNPLRLRLKGLPPRVSSGFGTPKEIRGLHPSGLKPVVVYSVKELEGLNPAEVIVYVGRTVGRRKRAEILTKAKELGVLVANGR from the coding sequence ATGAATAGGAAGGTAAAGCTGATAAGGAGTAAGAGGAGGGTCAGATTCCTGAGGCATCAGTGGTGGAAGTTCTGGAAGTTCATCAATAATCCGAAGTGGAGGAGGCCTCGAGGTGTAGATAACCCCTTACGCTTAAGGCTTAAGGGCCTGCCTCCTAGAGTCTCGTCAGGTTTTGGGACTCCTAAGGAGATAAGAGGTCTCCACCCGTCAGGACTGAAGCCTGTGGTAGTTTATAGCGTCAAAGAACTAGAGGGACTTAACCCTGCTGAAGTCATAGTGTATGTCGGCAGGACTGTGGGGAGGCGTAAGAGGGCTGAAATACTTACTAAGGCTAAGGAGTTAGGAGTCTTAGTAGCTAATGGGAGGTGA
- a CDS encoding 50S ribosomal protein L19e — MGDLTLQKRLAAEILGVGVSRVKIDPSKAEDVESALTKDDVRRLIDSGVIWVEQAKGNSRGRWRELHEKRKKGHRRGYGRRKGSKGARRSEDEIYVNTSRKLRTYLRFLRDQEVIDRKTYRRLYLRVKGGMFRNLSDLKRHLTELGIKVR, encoded by the coding sequence ATGGGTGACTTAACACTTCAGAAGAGGTTGGCGGCTGAAATATTGGGGGTAGGTGTGTCAAGAGTTAAGATAGACCCCTCCAAGGCTGAGGATGTGGAGTCAGCATTGACTAAGGATGATGTGAGGAGACTCATAGATTCTGGAGTCATATGGGTGGAGCAGGCTAAGGGTAATTCCAGAGGGAGATGGAGAGAACTGCACGAGAAGAGAAAGAAGGGACATAGGAGGGGTTATGGAAGGAGGAAAGGCAGCAAGGGAGCTAGAAGGAGTGAGGACGAAATCTATGTCAACACGTCGAGGAAGCTAAGAACCTACTTAAGGTTCTTGAGGGATCAGGAAGTGATAGATAGAAAGACATATAGAAGGCTATACCTACGTGTTAAGGGCGGGATGTTCAGGAATCTCTCGGACCTTAAAAGACACCTCACTGAATTGGGTATAAAGGTGAGATGA
- a CDS encoding 50S ribosomal protein L18: MARGPTYRVPRRRRREGKTDYYRRYRIIKSGQRVRAIVRKTNTQIIVQVVEFSPNGDHTIVGVSSKSLRKHGWLGDLNNTSAAYLTGLLVGLLAVRRGVSYAVPDIGLHKATKGARVFAAIMGLRDAGVEVPVADEVLPSTERVEGVHVAKYAEQLFNQGEELFRARFAKYLSRGLDPRSLPDHFKEVSDRIKGEFSSGE; encoded by the coding sequence ATGGCGCGTGGACCTACCTACAGGGTTCCCAGAAGAAGGAGGAGGGAGGGAAAGACGGACTACTACAGACGCTATAGGATCATAAAGTCAGGGCAACGGGTCAGGGCCATAGTCAGGAAGACAAACACTCAGATCATAGTTCAGGTCGTCGAATTTTCTCCAAACGGCGACCACACCATAGTGGGCGTTAGCAGTAAGTCCCTACGTAAGCATGGCTGGCTGGGCGATCTCAACAATACGTCGGCTGCCTACCTAACCGGCCTGCTTGTCGGCCTCCTCGCTGTCAGGAGGGGTGTGAGTTACGCTGTTCCTGATATAGGCCTGCATAAAGCTACTAAAGGCGCCCGCGTTTTCGCGGCGATAATGGGCTTGCGGGACGCCGGTGTTGAAGTGCCGGTGGCCGATGAGGTCCTGCCGTCGACTGAGAGGGTTGAAGGGGTTCACGTGGCCAAGTATGCGGAGCAGCTCTTTAACCAGGGTGAGGAGCTCTTTAGGGCTAGATTCGCTAAATACCTTAGCAGGGGCTTAGATCCGCGTAGCCTGCCTGATCACTTCAAAGAAGTAAGTGACAGGATAAAGGGGGAGTTTTCTTCAGGTGAGTGA
- a CDS encoding 30S ribosomal protein S5 — MSESVGEWVPKTRLGRMVKEGRITSLKEVFDQNIVIREPEIVDYLLPNLKHEVLDVAIVQKQTDAGESSRFRVVVVIGNFDGYVGLGIGKARQIRQAIEKAVRNAKLNITPVRRGCGSWSCSCTEPHSIPFKTDGKGGSVRISLAPAPKGTGLVGGDVAKVVLRYAGIRDAWTWSKGETRTTINFAYAVFDALKKTYSFVTPYDWVRGGS; from the coding sequence ATGAGTGAATCTGTGGGTGAGTGGGTTCCGAAGACCAGACTCGGCAGGATGGTCAAGGAGGGTAGGATAACAAGTCTTAAGGAAGTCTTCGATCAGAACATCGTGATCAGAGAGCCTGAGATCGTTGACTACTTACTGCCTAACTTAAAGCATGAAGTGCTGGACGTCGCTATCGTTCAGAAACAGACGGACGCCGGTGAGTCCAGCAGGTTTAGGGTGGTTGTAGTCATAGGGAATTTCGACGGATACGTTGGGCTGGGCATAGGTAAGGCAAGGCAGATAAGGCAGGCTATAGAGAAGGCTGTGAGGAATGCGAAACTCAATATAACCCCTGTAAGGAGGGGTTGTGGTAGCTGGTCGTGTTCCTGCACGGAGCCTCATAGTATACCTTTCAAGACGGATGGGAAAGGCGGTTCTGTACGAATATCCCTGGCTCCCGCTCCTAAGGGCACGGGCCTAGTGGGCGGTGACGTAGCTAAAGTCGTCCTGAGGTATGCCGGCATTCGGGACGCGTGGACCTGGTCTAAAGGAGAAACGAGAACCACTATAAACTTTGCCTACGCTGTATTTGACGCGTTGAAGAAGACTTATAGCTTCGTAACTCCATATGACTGGGTTAGGGGTGGTTCATAG